A region from the Halobacillus mangrovi genome encodes:
- a CDS encoding ROK family protein, which produces MNYIVGIDIGGTKVALGIVGEDGKLYHQTKIATDLSISPKEMIDRMSDQINQLVKNSGVSFEQVLGIGIGAPGPLDSKQGVITCPPNLPNWHNVEIVRMLVEIYQIPVLLENDCNAATLAEKWIGASQNNEHFVYLTISTGIGAGIYADGRLISGKSGNAGDIGHIMMDPSYGTCTCGQDGCFEWIASGTAIARQGSEILGRSVTAEEVFTLYRNKDPRVQDCINTIFSVIGAGCTTIVNAFDPEKVVIGGGVSKVGDPLFQAVRSYVRTHALSPSGRETEIVTSGLDQHSGTIGAAALLLQDKDALDKLSVNTI; this is translated from the coding sequence ATGAATTATATAGTCGGAATAGATATTGGTGGTACAAAAGTGGCGCTTGGAATTGTAGGTGAAGACGGAAAACTTTATCACCAGACAAAAATAGCTACTGATTTATCCATATCACCTAAAGAGATGATTGATCGTATGTCCGACCAAATCAATCAATTGGTGAAAAACTCTGGAGTCTCTTTTGAACAAGTGCTAGGAATTGGGATTGGGGCTCCAGGACCCCTTGACTCAAAACAAGGGGTCATCACCTGTCCTCCAAATCTTCCGAACTGGCATAATGTAGAGATTGTTCGTATGTTGGTGGAAATCTATCAAATTCCTGTCCTGCTAGAGAATGACTGCAATGCTGCTACGCTGGCAGAAAAATGGATTGGTGCTTCGCAGAACAACGAGCACTTTGTGTATTTGACGATTAGCACAGGAATAGGGGCAGGTATTTACGCAGATGGCAGACTAATTTCCGGTAAGAGCGGAAATGCCGGAGACATTGGTCATATCATGATGGATCCTAGCTATGGTACGTGTACATGCGGTCAAGATGGATGCTTTGAGTGGATTGCTTCAGGAACAGCAATTGCAAGACAAGGTTCAGAGATTCTTGGGCGGTCTGTAACAGCTGAAGAGGTATTTACACTCTATAGAAATAAGGATCCTAGGGTTCAAGATTGTATTAATACTATTTTTTCAGTGATTGGAGCAGGATGTACCACCATTGTTAATGCTTTTGATCCAGAGAAAGTAGTTATAGGTGGAGGCGTTTCTAAGGTTGGTGATCCATTATTTCAAGCTGTTCGATCCTATGTCCGAACTCACGCACTAAGTCCTTCCGGTAGAGAGACAGAAATTGTGACTTCTGGATTGGACCAACATTCTGGAACAATAGGAGCGGCTGCTTTACTGCTGCAGGATAAAGATGCTTTAGATAAATTAAGCGTGAATACAATTTAA